One Brachyspira hampsonii genomic window, TTTCATAATTTTATAATTTACAAAATAATGTTTCACATGTTTTATAAATTATTATTTTAGTATATAAATATGCAGTCCTTTTGCTTCTCGCCGCAAGCGTACTTCGTATGGGACACCAAAAGAAGTGGGGGGGTGGCACAACTGTGTGCTTCGCAGCTAGTCCACACTAAATTACAAAAAATTAGTTTTGAAACAAGTCTATTATTATAAAATATTATAGTTTCTAAAAATATATTTTTAATATATAATTTAATAATCATTATTATTTGGAGGATTATTTTATGTCTGATACAAAAAGAATTGCAATAATAGGTGCTATGGATTCAGAAATTACCAATTTTAAAGGTATGATTGAAAATATAGAAGAAATTGAAATAGCTAATATTACTTACTATAAAGGCACATTATGCGGTAAAAATATAGTATTATTAAAATCAGGAATAGGTAAAGTTAATGCGGCTATTGCTACAACTATAGCTATAGAAAGATTTAATGTAGAAAAAATAATATTTACAGGTGTTGCAGGTTCAGGAAATCCTGATTACGATATATCTGATATAGTTATATCAAAAGACTTAATAGAACATGATTTTGATACAAGCGATTTAGACGGAGAAGAACTTACTGTATTAGTTAAAGGATATGATAAAAATTACTATCCTGCAGATGCTTCTTTGATACAATTAGCAAAAGAATCAGCACAAAAAGTGATAAAAGAAAATAAAGTATATATCGATACAATAGCTACAGGAGATCAGTTTGTT contains:
- a CDS encoding 5'-methylthioadenosine/adenosylhomocysteine nucleosidase; this encodes MSDTKRIAIIGAMDSEITNFKGMIENIEEIEIANITYYKGTLCGKNIVLLKSGIGKVNAAIATTIAIERFNVEKIIFTGVAGSGNPDYDISDIVISKDLIEHDFDTSDLDGEELTVLVKGYDKNYYPADASLIQLAKESAQKVIKENKVYIDTIATGDQFVGNNEKVKQIHKKFKTGAIEMEGAAVAHAALMYKVPFVVIRSLSDKADSDAVVDFPKFVVKSAQNSMKIVVEMLENMK